AATAAATAATAAGAGGTTAAGATAATGCAAACCATAAACCTTAATGAACTTCCTGAAGAAGCTCAAAAAGAATTATTGGATTTCTATGAATTTTTACTTCAAAAGTATAAGAAAAAGAAAACAAAAAAGAAAATAGAAGAAATAATTCCGAGAAAAGTTAAAGAATTTACACCGATAAAAAGAGAAGAAATCTATGA
The DNA window shown above is from Venenivibrio stagnispumantis and carries:
- a CDS encoding DUF2281 domain-containing protein → MQTINLNELPEEAQKELLDFYEFLLQKYKKKKTKKKIEEIIPRKVKEFTPIKREEIYER